In one window of Propionispora hippei DSM 15287 DNA:
- a CDS encoding cache domain-containing sensor histidine kinase, translated as MNYGNIKKLLQGGVLAVERLHSFISGKSIRFKLLLYFMTLILLPIITLGVLGNFLYSRSIEEQTNVQTEQMIGQVTRNVEFYIHDMENIIHYLSQEPKVKQFLLSKSSGDNVALELAVSRVIETFTGVHPEIAGILIVNEQDAYISNEMYRIARDPLTEEIWYKRAAASPRTIELFSKPIGRNITTTLNYSADDVVSIAKAVLDPATGKCLGVILIDMKLSILKQVIEAVTLGKNGFLYIMDANGGIVYAPVNPIVYRVKPEWLINPAGSIVKSIRDSEYQIMYKDSEYTKWRTVGVFSLNETLQEVTDIRYYSLLIAGITLIFAVITALFFTSSIVKPLGKLRSLMKSAEEGDLSVRFNSKYNDEIGQLGRSFNNMISEISNLIDMVYVEQKRKREAELKTLQAQIKPHFLYNTLDTIQWMAQGHNAQDIVSIVGALANLFRIGLSKGKEMIPVQEELEHIRSYLIIQKARYEDKLEYELVYDEAVLQHKVLKLILQPLVENAIYHGINSRRGGGLIRLEAQMANGRLLFTIADNGMGLSPAKMQEINEMLSGGERESSGLGFGIYNVNERIRLSFGPEYGLRYYSVYGEGTQVEVWHPLLDEVSVCGKS; from the coding sequence AAATTATTGCAGGGCGGGGTGCTGGCGGTGGAGCGGCTCCATAGCTTTATCAGCGGCAAGAGTATCCGGTTCAAATTGCTGCTTTATTTTATGACGTTGATTTTACTGCCAATCATTACACTGGGTGTTCTTGGCAATTTTTTATACAGCCGGTCAATCGAAGAGCAGACCAATGTCCAAACCGAGCAGATGATCGGGCAGGTAACGCGTAACGTGGAATTTTATATTCACGATATGGAAAATATCATCCATTATTTGTCCCAGGAACCGAAGGTGAAACAGTTTTTGCTGAGCAAGTCAAGCGGGGATAATGTTGCCCTGGAACTGGCCGTCAGCCGGGTGATTGAAACATTTACCGGCGTTCATCCCGAAATTGCGGGAATTTTGATTGTCAATGAACAGGATGCCTATATCAGCAATGAAATGTACCGCATTGCCCGCGATCCGCTGACTGAAGAGATCTGGTACAAGCGGGCGGCTGCTTCGCCGCGTACGATTGAGCTATTCAGCAAGCCGATTGGCCGGAATATTACGACAACGCTGAACTACAGTGCCGATGATGTGGTATCTATCGCCAAGGCCGTCTTGGACCCGGCCACCGGTAAATGCCTGGGAGTTATTCTGATTGATATGAAGCTGTCTATTCTTAAGCAGGTCATTGAAGCCGTCACCCTGGGAAAGAACGGTTTTCTTTATATCATGGACGCCAACGGCGGCATCGTATACGCGCCGGTAAATCCTATCGTTTACCGGGTCAAGCCCGAGTGGCTAATCAATCCGGCAGGCAGCATCGTAAAATCCATCCGGGACAGTGAATATCAAATTATGTATAAGGATTCGGAGTATACCAAATGGCGGACGGTGGGCGTGTTTTCCCTGAATGAGACGCTGCAGGAGGTCACCGATATCCGGTATTATTCCCTTCTAATTGCCGGAATCACGCTTATTTTTGCTGTCATTACGGCACTTTTCTTTACGTCGTCCATCGTGAAACCGCTTGGCAAACTGCGTAGTCTGATGAAAAGCGCCGAGGAGGGCGACCTAAGCGTGCGGTTTAACAGTAAGTACAATGATGAAATCGGTCAATTGGGCAGAAGCTTTAATAATATGATCAGTGAGATCAGTAATTTGATTGACATGGTCTATGTGGAGCAAAAGCGTAAGCGGGAAGCCGAACTGAAAACGCTGCAGGCGCAAATTAAACCGCACTTTTTATATAATACGTTAGATACGATTCAGTGGATGGCCCAGGGGCATAATGCCCAGGATATTGTCAGCATTGTGGGCGCTCTGGCCAATTTGTTCCGTATCGGTCTCAGCAAAGGAAAGGAAATGATTCCGGTACAGGAAGAACTGGAACATATCAGAAGTTATTTGATTATCCAAAAGGCCCGTTATGAGGACAAACTGGAGTATGAGCTCGTGTACGACGAAGCCGTTTTACAGCATAAGGTGCTGAAGCTGATTTTGCAACCTCTGGTGGAAAACGCTATCTATCATGGTATCAATTCCCGCCGGGGCGGCGGCCTGATTAGGCTGGAGGCCCAAATGGCCAACGGCCGGCTCTTGTTTACTATTGCCGATAACGGAATGGGACTTTCCCCGGCGAAGATGCAGGAAATCAATGAAATGTTGTCCGGGGGAGAACGGGAGTCCAGCGGGCTGGGTTTTGGCATTTACAATGTAAACGAACGCATCCGCCTGTCATTCGGACCGGAGTACGGACTGCGTTACTATAGCGTGTACGGTGAGGGAACGCAGGTGGAAGTATGGCATCCGCTGTTAG